The Impatiens glandulifera chromosome 3, dImpGla2.1, whole genome shotgun sequence genome contains a region encoding:
- the LOC124931201 gene encoding uncharacterized protein LOC124931201 isoform X9, producing MGGRVAQNLIQFANLPIKLLIPSTFNNIREIALKTIPSASKIQIKRVLESVYGFQVDRVHTLNMDGKKKRSGGLLIAKPDYKKAYVTLRNSLSISPELYPIHIIEDDKRKMATKDPRSSIVEEGEMKAPHWLDGRDKGANAFPESGRFGKNRANNRTPSRGGRHGVSSSYTRSDRRGVRDEAPVKFPWSSMRNSSNRDGVPTSSPRKTSSSRGGRNGVPASSTRRTSR from the exons ATGGGAGGTCGAGTAGCTCAAAATCTAATTCAATTTGCTAATTTACCAATTAAGCTTCTCATTCCTTCTACATTCAACAACATCAGAGAAATCGCTTTGAAAACCATCCCTTCCGCCTCCAAA ATCCAGATAAAGAGGGTTTTGGAGTCTGTCTATGGATTTCAGGTGGACAGGGTTCATACGCTGAACATGGACGGGAAGAAAAAGAGAAGCGGAGGACTATTGATTGCTAAACCGGACTACAAGAAGGCGTACGTTACACTTAGGAATTCGTTGTCAATTTCTCCTGAATTGTATCCCATTCACATTATTGAAGATGACAAGAGGAAGATGGCCACGAAAGACCCTAGATCGAGTATTGTGGAGGAAGGAGAAATGAAAGCTCCTCATTGGCTTGATGGTAGGGATAAAGGCGCAAATGCCTTTCCTGAGAGTGGTCGTTTTGGAAAGAACCGTGCTAACAATAGGACTCCTAG CCGTGGTGGACGTCATGGAGTGTCATCGAGCTACACCAGGTCTGATAG GCGTGGTGTCCGTGATGAAGCACCGGTGAAGTTTCCTTGGAGCAGTATGAGGAATTCTAG TAATCGTGATGGAGTGCCAACGAGCAGCCCGAGGAAGACTTCTAG TAGCCGTGGTGGTCGTAATGGAGTGCCAGCAAGCAGCACGAGGAGGACTTCTAGGTAG
- the LOC124931201 gene encoding uncharacterized protein LOC124931201 isoform X23 translates to MGGRVAQNLIQFANLPIKLLIPSTFNNIREIALKTIPSASKIQIKRVLESVYGFQVDRVHTLNMDGKKKRSGGLLIAKPDYKKAYVTLRNSLSISPELYPIHIIEDDKRKMATKDPRSSIVEEGEMKAPHWLDGRDKGANAFPESGRFGKNRANNRTPSRGGRHGVSSSYTRRGVRDEAPVKFPWSSMRNSSSRGGRNGVPASSTRRTSR, encoded by the exons ATGGGAGGTCGAGTAGCTCAAAATCTAATTCAATTTGCTAATTTACCAATTAAGCTTCTCATTCCTTCTACATTCAACAACATCAGAGAAATCGCTTTGAAAACCATCCCTTCCGCCTCCAAA ATCCAGATAAAGAGGGTTTTGGAGTCTGTCTATGGATTTCAGGTGGACAGGGTTCATACGCTGAACATGGACGGGAAGAAAAAGAGAAGCGGAGGACTATTGATTGCTAAACCGGACTACAAGAAGGCGTACGTTACACTTAGGAATTCGTTGTCAATTTCTCCTGAATTGTATCCCATTCACATTATTGAAGATGACAAGAGGAAGATGGCCACGAAAGACCCTAGATCGAGTATTGTGGAGGAAGGAGAAATGAAAGCTCCTCATTGGCTTGATGGTAGGGATAAAGGCGCAAATGCCTTTCCTGAGAGTGGTCGTTTTGGAAAGAACCGTGCTAACAATAGGACTCCTAG CCGTGGTGGACGTCATGGAGTGTCATCGAGCTACACCAG GCGTGGTGTCCGTGATGAAGCACCGGTGAAGTTTCCTTGGAGCAGTATGAGGAATTCTAG TAGCCGTGGTGGTCGTAATGGAGTGCCAGCAAGCAGCACGAGGAGGACTTCTAGGTAG
- the LOC124931201 gene encoding uncharacterized protein LOC124931201 isoform X3, which translates to MGGRVAQNLIQFANLPIKLLIPSTFNNIREIALKTIPSASKIQIKRVLESVYGFQVDRVHTLNMDGKKKRSGGLLIAKPDYKKAYVTLRNSLSISPELYPIHIIEDDKRKMATKDPRSSIVEEGEMKAPHWLDGRDKGANAFPESGRFGKNRANNRTPSRGGRHGVSSSYTRSDRRGVRDEAPVKFPWSSMRNSSSNRDGVPTSSPRKTSSSRGGRNGVPASSTRRTSR; encoded by the exons ATGGGAGGTCGAGTAGCTCAAAATCTAATTCAATTTGCTAATTTACCAATTAAGCTTCTCATTCCTTCTACATTCAACAACATCAGAGAAATCGCTTTGAAAACCATCCCTTCCGCCTCCAAA ATCCAGATAAAGAGGGTTTTGGAGTCTGTCTATGGATTTCAGGTGGACAGGGTTCATACGCTGAACATGGACGGGAAGAAAAAGAGAAGCGGAGGACTATTGATTGCTAAACCGGACTACAAGAAGGCGTACGTTACACTTAGGAATTCGTTGTCAATTTCTCCTGAATTGTATCCCATTCACATTATTGAAGATGACAAGAGGAAGATGGCCACGAAAGACCCTAGATCGAGTATTGTGGAGGAAGGAGAAATGAAAGCTCCTCATTGGCTTGATGGTAGGGATAAAGGCGCAAATGCCTTTCCTGAGAGTGGTCGTTTTGGAAAGAACCGTGCTAACAATAGGACTCCTAG CCGTGGTGGACGTCATGGAGTGTCATCGAGCTACACCAGGTCTGATAG GCGTGGTGTCCGTGATGAAGCACCGGTGAAGTTTCCTTGGAGCAGTATGAGGAATTCTAG TAGTAATCGTGATGGAGTGCCAACGAGCAGCCCGAGGAAGACTTCTAG TAGCCGTGGTGGTCGTAATGGAGTGCCAGCAAGCAGCACGAGGAGGACTTCTAGGTAG
- the LOC124931201 gene encoding uncharacterized protein LOC124931201 isoform X20 produces the protein MGGRVAQNLIQFANLPIKLLIPSTFNNIREIALKTIPSASKIQIKRVLESVYGFQVDRVHTLNMDGKKKRSGGLLIAKPDYKKAYVTLRNSLSISPELYPIHIIEDDKRKMATKDPRSSIVEEGEMKAPHWLDGRDKGANAFPESGRFGKNRANNRTPSSRGGRHGVSSSYTRSDRRGVRDEAPVKFPWSSMRNSSSRGGRNGVPASSTRRTSR, from the exons ATGGGAGGTCGAGTAGCTCAAAATCTAATTCAATTTGCTAATTTACCAATTAAGCTTCTCATTCCTTCTACATTCAACAACATCAGAGAAATCGCTTTGAAAACCATCCCTTCCGCCTCCAAA ATCCAGATAAAGAGGGTTTTGGAGTCTGTCTATGGATTTCAGGTGGACAGGGTTCATACGCTGAACATGGACGGGAAGAAAAAGAGAAGCGGAGGACTATTGATTGCTAAACCGGACTACAAGAAGGCGTACGTTACACTTAGGAATTCGTTGTCAATTTCTCCTGAATTGTATCCCATTCACATTATTGAAGATGACAAGAGGAAGATGGCCACGAAAGACCCTAGATCGAGTATTGTGGAGGAAGGAGAAATGAAAGCTCCTCATTGGCTTGATGGTAGGGATAAAGGCGCAAATGCCTTTCCTGAGAGTGGTCGTTTTGGAAAGAACCGTGCTAACAATAGGACTCCTAG CAGCCGTGGTGGACGTCATGGAGTGTCATCGAGCTACACCAGGTCTGATAG GCGTGGTGTCCGTGATGAAGCACCGGTGAAGTTTCCTTGGAGCAGTATGAGGAATTCTAG TAGCCGTGGTGGTCGTAATGGAGTGCCAGCAAGCAGCACGAGGAGGACTTCTAGGTAG
- the LOC124931201 gene encoding uncharacterized protein LOC124931201 isoform X26, producing the protein MGGRVAQNLIQFANLPIKLLIPSTFNNIREIALKTIPSASKIQIKRVLESVYGFQVDRVHTLNMDGKKKRSGGLLIAKPDYKKAYVTLRNSLSISPELYPIHIIEDDKRKMATKDPRSSIVEEGEMKAPHWLDGRDKGANAFPESGRFGKNRANNRTPSRGGRHGVSSSYTRSDSRRGVRDEAPVKFPWSSMRNSSSNRDGVPTSSPRKTSSSRGGRNGVPASSTRRTSR; encoded by the exons ATGGGAGGTCGAGTAGCTCAAAATCTAATTCAATTTGCTAATTTACCAATTAAGCTTCTCATTCCTTCTACATTCAACAACATCAGAGAAATCGCTTTGAAAACCATCCCTTCCGCCTCCAAA ATCCAGATAAAGAGGGTTTTGGAGTCTGTCTATGGATTTCAGGTGGACAGGGTTCATACGCTGAACATGGACGGGAAGAAAAAGAGAAGCGGAGGACTATTGATTGCTAAACCGGACTACAAGAAGGCGTACGTTACACTTAGGAATTCGTTGTCAATTTCTCCTGAATTGTATCCCATTCACATTATTGAAGATGACAAGAGGAAGATGGCCACGAAAGACCCTAGATCGAGTATTGTGGAGGAAGGAGAAATGAAAGCTCCTCATTGGCTTGATGGTAGGGATAAAGGCGCAAATGCCTTTCCTGAGAGTGGTCGTTTTGGAAAGAACCGTGCTAACAATAGGACTCCTAG CCGTGGTGGACGTCATGGAGTGTCATCGAGCTACACCAGGTCTGATAG CAGGCGTGGTGTCCGTGATGAAGCACCGGTGAAGTTTCCTTGGAGCAGTATGAGGAATTCTAG TAGTAATCGTGATGGAGTGCCAACGAGCAGCCCGAGGAAGACTTCTAG TAGCCGTGGTGGTCGTAATGGAGTGCCAGCAAGCAGCACGAGGAGGACTTCTAGGTAG
- the LOC124931201 gene encoding uncharacterized protein LOC124931201 isoform X17, translating into MGGRVAQNLIQFANLPIKLLIPSTFNNIREIALKTIPSASKIQIKRVLESVYGFQVDRVHTLNMDGKKKRSGGLLIAKPDYKKAYVTLRNSLSISPELYPIHIIEDDKRKMATKDPRSSIVEEGEMKAPHWLDGRDKGANAFPESGRFGKNRANNRTPSRGGRHGVSSSYTRRGVRDEAPVKFPWSSMRNSSNRDGVPTSSPRKTSSSRGGRNGVPASSTRRTSR; encoded by the exons ATGGGAGGTCGAGTAGCTCAAAATCTAATTCAATTTGCTAATTTACCAATTAAGCTTCTCATTCCTTCTACATTCAACAACATCAGAGAAATCGCTTTGAAAACCATCCCTTCCGCCTCCAAA ATCCAGATAAAGAGGGTTTTGGAGTCTGTCTATGGATTTCAGGTGGACAGGGTTCATACGCTGAACATGGACGGGAAGAAAAAGAGAAGCGGAGGACTATTGATTGCTAAACCGGACTACAAGAAGGCGTACGTTACACTTAGGAATTCGTTGTCAATTTCTCCTGAATTGTATCCCATTCACATTATTGAAGATGACAAGAGGAAGATGGCCACGAAAGACCCTAGATCGAGTATTGTGGAGGAAGGAGAAATGAAAGCTCCTCATTGGCTTGATGGTAGGGATAAAGGCGCAAATGCCTTTCCTGAGAGTGGTCGTTTTGGAAAGAACCGTGCTAACAATAGGACTCCTAG CCGTGGTGGACGTCATGGAGTGTCATCGAGCTACACCAG GCGTGGTGTCCGTGATGAAGCACCGGTGAAGTTTCCTTGGAGCAGTATGAGGAATTCTAG TAATCGTGATGGAGTGCCAACGAGCAGCCCGAGGAAGACTTCTAG TAGCCGTGGTGGTCGTAATGGAGTGCCAGCAAGCAGCACGAGGAGGACTTCTAGGTAG
- the LOC124931201 gene encoding uncharacterized protein LOC124931201 isoform X13: protein MGGRVAQNLIQFANLPIKLLIPSTFNNIREIALKTIPSASKIQIKRVLESVYGFQVDRVHTLNMDGKKKRSGGLLIAKPDYKKAYVTLRNSLSISPELYPIHIIEDDKRKMATKDPRSSIVEEGEMKAPHWLDGRDKGANAFPESGRFGKNRANNRTPSRGGRHGVSSSYTRRGVRDEAPVKFPWSSMRNSSSNRDGVPTSSPRKTSSSRGGRNGVPASSTRRTSR from the exons ATGGGAGGTCGAGTAGCTCAAAATCTAATTCAATTTGCTAATTTACCAATTAAGCTTCTCATTCCTTCTACATTCAACAACATCAGAGAAATCGCTTTGAAAACCATCCCTTCCGCCTCCAAA ATCCAGATAAAGAGGGTTTTGGAGTCTGTCTATGGATTTCAGGTGGACAGGGTTCATACGCTGAACATGGACGGGAAGAAAAAGAGAAGCGGAGGACTATTGATTGCTAAACCGGACTACAAGAAGGCGTACGTTACACTTAGGAATTCGTTGTCAATTTCTCCTGAATTGTATCCCATTCACATTATTGAAGATGACAAGAGGAAGATGGCCACGAAAGACCCTAGATCGAGTATTGTGGAGGAAGGAGAAATGAAAGCTCCTCATTGGCTTGATGGTAGGGATAAAGGCGCAAATGCCTTTCCTGAGAGTGGTCGTTTTGGAAAGAACCGTGCTAACAATAGGACTCCTAG CCGTGGTGGACGTCATGGAGTGTCATCGAGCTACACCAG GCGTGGTGTCCGTGATGAAGCACCGGTGAAGTTTCCTTGGAGCAGTATGAGGAATTCTAG TAGTAATCGTGATGGAGTGCCAACGAGCAGCCCGAGGAAGACTTCTAG TAGCCGTGGTGGTCGTAATGGAGTGCCAGCAAGCAGCACGAGGAGGACTTCTAGGTAG
- the LOC124931201 gene encoding uncharacterized protein LOC124931201 isoform X10: MGGRVAQNLIQFANLPIKLLIPSTFNNIREIALKTIPSASKIQIKRVLESVYGFQVDRVHTLNMDGKKKRSGGLLIAKPDYKKAYVTLRNSLSISPELYPIHIIEDDKRKMATKDPRSSIVEEGEMKAPHWLDGRDKGANAFPESGRFGKNRANNRTPSSRGGRHGVSSSYTRRGVRDEAPVKFPWSSMRNSSSNRDGVPTSSPRKTSSSRGGRNGVPASSTRRTSR; this comes from the exons ATGGGAGGTCGAGTAGCTCAAAATCTAATTCAATTTGCTAATTTACCAATTAAGCTTCTCATTCCTTCTACATTCAACAACATCAGAGAAATCGCTTTGAAAACCATCCCTTCCGCCTCCAAA ATCCAGATAAAGAGGGTTTTGGAGTCTGTCTATGGATTTCAGGTGGACAGGGTTCATACGCTGAACATGGACGGGAAGAAAAAGAGAAGCGGAGGACTATTGATTGCTAAACCGGACTACAAGAAGGCGTACGTTACACTTAGGAATTCGTTGTCAATTTCTCCTGAATTGTATCCCATTCACATTATTGAAGATGACAAGAGGAAGATGGCCACGAAAGACCCTAGATCGAGTATTGTGGAGGAAGGAGAAATGAAAGCTCCTCATTGGCTTGATGGTAGGGATAAAGGCGCAAATGCCTTTCCTGAGAGTGGTCGTTTTGGAAAGAACCGTGCTAACAATAGGACTCCTAG CAGCCGTGGTGGACGTCATGGAGTGTCATCGAGCTACACCAG GCGTGGTGTCCGTGATGAAGCACCGGTGAAGTTTCCTTGGAGCAGTATGAGGAATTCTAG TAGTAATCGTGATGGAGTGCCAACGAGCAGCCCGAGGAAGACTTCTAG TAGCCGTGGTGGTCGTAATGGAGTGCCAGCAAGCAGCACGAGGAGGACTTCTAGGTAG
- the LOC124931201 gene encoding uncharacterized protein LOC124931201 isoform X21 yields the protein MGGRVAQNLIQFANLPIKLLIPSTFNNIREIALKTIPSASKIQIKRVLESVYGFQVDRVHTLNMDGKKKRSGGLLIAKPDYKKAYVTLRNSLSISPELYPIHIIEDDKRKMATKDPRSSIVEEGEMKAPHWLDGRDKGANAFPESGRFGKNRANNRTPSRGGRHGVSSSYTRSDSRRGVRDEAPVKFPWSSMRNSSSRGGRNGVPASSTRRTSR from the exons ATGGGAGGTCGAGTAGCTCAAAATCTAATTCAATTTGCTAATTTACCAATTAAGCTTCTCATTCCTTCTACATTCAACAACATCAGAGAAATCGCTTTGAAAACCATCCCTTCCGCCTCCAAA ATCCAGATAAAGAGGGTTTTGGAGTCTGTCTATGGATTTCAGGTGGACAGGGTTCATACGCTGAACATGGACGGGAAGAAAAAGAGAAGCGGAGGACTATTGATTGCTAAACCGGACTACAAGAAGGCGTACGTTACACTTAGGAATTCGTTGTCAATTTCTCCTGAATTGTATCCCATTCACATTATTGAAGATGACAAGAGGAAGATGGCCACGAAAGACCCTAGATCGAGTATTGTGGAGGAAGGAGAAATGAAAGCTCCTCATTGGCTTGATGGTAGGGATAAAGGCGCAAATGCCTTTCCTGAGAGTGGTCGTTTTGGAAAGAACCGTGCTAACAATAGGACTCCTAG CCGTGGTGGACGTCATGGAGTGTCATCGAGCTACACCAGGTCTGATAG CAGGCGTGGTGTCCGTGATGAAGCACCGGTGAAGTTTCCTTGGAGCAGTATGAGGAATTCTAG TAGCCGTGGTGGTCGTAATGGAGTGCCAGCAAGCAGCACGAGGAGGACTTCTAGGTAG
- the LOC124931201 gene encoding uncharacterized protein LOC124931201 isoform X16: protein MGGRVAQNLIQFANLPIKLLIPSTFNNIREIALKTIPSASKIQIKRVLESVYGFQVDRVHTLNMDGKKKRSGGLLIAKPDYKKAYVTLRNSLSISPELYPIHIIEDDKRKMATKDPRSSIVEEGEMKAPHWLDGRDKGANAFPESGRFGKNRANNRTPSRGGRHGVSSSYTSRRGVRDEAPVKFPWSSMRNSSNRDGVPTSSPRKTSSSRGGRNGVPASSTRRTSR, encoded by the exons ATGGGAGGTCGAGTAGCTCAAAATCTAATTCAATTTGCTAATTTACCAATTAAGCTTCTCATTCCTTCTACATTCAACAACATCAGAGAAATCGCTTTGAAAACCATCCCTTCCGCCTCCAAA ATCCAGATAAAGAGGGTTTTGGAGTCTGTCTATGGATTTCAGGTGGACAGGGTTCATACGCTGAACATGGACGGGAAGAAAAAGAGAAGCGGAGGACTATTGATTGCTAAACCGGACTACAAGAAGGCGTACGTTACACTTAGGAATTCGTTGTCAATTTCTCCTGAATTGTATCCCATTCACATTATTGAAGATGACAAGAGGAAGATGGCCACGAAAGACCCTAGATCGAGTATTGTGGAGGAAGGAGAAATGAAAGCTCCTCATTGGCTTGATGGTAGGGATAAAGGCGCAAATGCCTTTCCTGAGAGTGGTCGTTTTGGAAAGAACCGTGCTAACAATAGGACTCCTAG CCGTGGTGGACGTCATGGAGTGTCATCGAGCTACACCAG CAGGCGTGGTGTCCGTGATGAAGCACCGGTGAAGTTTCCTTGGAGCAGTATGAGGAATTCTAG TAATCGTGATGGAGTGCCAACGAGCAGCCCGAGGAAGACTTCTAG TAGCCGTGGTGGTCGTAATGGAGTGCCAGCAAGCAGCACGAGGAGGACTTCTAGGTAG
- the LOC124931201 gene encoding uncharacterized protein LOC124931201 isoform X22 — protein sequence MGGRVAQNLIQFANLPIKLLIPSTFNNIREIALKTIPSASKIQIKRVLESVYGFQVDRVHTLNMDGKKKRSGGLLIAKPDYKKAYVTLRNSLSISPELYPIHIIEDDKRKMATKDPRSSIVEEGEMKAPHWLDGRDKGANAFPESGRFGKNRANNRTPSRGGRHGVSSSYTRSDRRGVRDEAPVKFPWSSMRNSSSRGGRNGVPASSTRRTSR from the exons ATGGGAGGTCGAGTAGCTCAAAATCTAATTCAATTTGCTAATTTACCAATTAAGCTTCTCATTCCTTCTACATTCAACAACATCAGAGAAATCGCTTTGAAAACCATCCCTTCCGCCTCCAAA ATCCAGATAAAGAGGGTTTTGGAGTCTGTCTATGGATTTCAGGTGGACAGGGTTCATACGCTGAACATGGACGGGAAGAAAAAGAGAAGCGGAGGACTATTGATTGCTAAACCGGACTACAAGAAGGCGTACGTTACACTTAGGAATTCGTTGTCAATTTCTCCTGAATTGTATCCCATTCACATTATTGAAGATGACAAGAGGAAGATGGCCACGAAAGACCCTAGATCGAGTATTGTGGAGGAAGGAGAAATGAAAGCTCCTCATTGGCTTGATGGTAGGGATAAAGGCGCAAATGCCTTTCCTGAGAGTGGTCGTTTTGGAAAGAACCGTGCTAACAATAGGACTCCTAG CCGTGGTGGACGTCATGGAGTGTCATCGAGCTACACCAGGTCTGATAG GCGTGGTGTCCGTGATGAAGCACCGGTGAAGTTTCCTTGGAGCAGTATGAGGAATTCTAG TAGCCGTGGTGGTCGTAATGGAGTGCCAGCAAGCAGCACGAGGAGGACTTCTAGGTAG
- the LOC124931201 gene encoding uncharacterized protein LOC124931201 isoform X7, with the protein MGGRVAQNLIQFANLPIKLLIPSTFNNIREIALKTIPSASKIQIKRVLESVYGFQVDRVHTLNMDGKKKRSGGLLIAKPDYKKAYVTLRNSLSISPELYPIHIIEDDKRKMATKDPRSSIVEEGEMKAPHWLDGRDKGANAFPESGRFGKNRANNRTPSSRGGRHGVSSSYTSRRGVRDEAPVKFPWSSMRNSSSNRDGVPTSSPRKTSSSRGGRNGVPASSTRRTSR; encoded by the exons ATGGGAGGTCGAGTAGCTCAAAATCTAATTCAATTTGCTAATTTACCAATTAAGCTTCTCATTCCTTCTACATTCAACAACATCAGAGAAATCGCTTTGAAAACCATCCCTTCCGCCTCCAAA ATCCAGATAAAGAGGGTTTTGGAGTCTGTCTATGGATTTCAGGTGGACAGGGTTCATACGCTGAACATGGACGGGAAGAAAAAGAGAAGCGGAGGACTATTGATTGCTAAACCGGACTACAAGAAGGCGTACGTTACACTTAGGAATTCGTTGTCAATTTCTCCTGAATTGTATCCCATTCACATTATTGAAGATGACAAGAGGAAGATGGCCACGAAAGACCCTAGATCGAGTATTGTGGAGGAAGGAGAAATGAAAGCTCCTCATTGGCTTGATGGTAGGGATAAAGGCGCAAATGCCTTTCCTGAGAGTGGTCGTTTTGGAAAGAACCGTGCTAACAATAGGACTCCTAG CAGCCGTGGTGGACGTCATGGAGTGTCATCGAGCTACACCAG CAGGCGTGGTGTCCGTGATGAAGCACCGGTGAAGTTTCCTTGGAGCAGTATGAGGAATTCTAG TAGTAATCGTGATGGAGTGCCAACGAGCAGCCCGAGGAAGACTTCTAG TAGCCGTGGTGGTCGTAATGGAGTGCCAGCAAGCAGCACGAGGAGGACTTCTAGGTAG